From Rubrivirga sp. SAORIC476, a single genomic window includes:
- a CDS encoding lycopene cyclase domain-containing protein: protein MRPPASVPGRPEPTPWAASGRRARNHSAGRSNLPSLATGPLTYLQFHLAFTLPVLVALALLQRRTREPWWPLGVLVGVAFVYTTPWDNYLVARAIWTYPPEAVMATVGYVPVEEYAFFVIQTVITGLWTRLLQARWPVRVQPEADLRVRAIGASVFGVLALLGVACLVAAGHWLYLGLIVAWAFPVLAGMWWLGGHLIWARRRLVAWAVVPITLYLWVADRIAIGLGIWDITDATRTGWEILGLPVEEALFFLVTNLLVAQGLVMLERVRRDG, encoded by the coding sequence ATGCGCCCGCCCGCCTCGGTCCCGGGGCGGCCGGAGCCGACACCATGGGCGGCTTCGGGTCGGCGGGCGCGGAACCATTCCGCGGGACGGTCGAACCTGCCCTCCCTCGCCACCGGACCCCTGACCTACCTCCAGTTCCACCTCGCGTTCACGTTGCCGGTGCTCGTCGCGCTGGCTCTCCTCCAACGACGGACGCGCGAGCCGTGGTGGCCGCTCGGGGTGCTCGTCGGCGTGGCGTTCGTCTACACGACCCCGTGGGACAACTACCTCGTCGCGCGCGCCATCTGGACGTACCCGCCCGAGGCGGTCATGGCGACGGTCGGCTACGTGCCGGTCGAGGAGTACGCCTTCTTCGTCATCCAGACGGTCATCACGGGTCTGTGGACGCGTCTTCTGCAGGCGCGCTGGCCGGTCCGCGTGCAGCCCGAGGCGGACCTGCGCGTGCGGGCGATCGGGGCGAGCGTGTTCGGCGTGCTGGCGCTCCTCGGCGTCGCCTGCCTCGTCGCGGCCGGGCACTGGCTGTACCTCGGGCTGATCGTCGCCTGGGCGTTCCCCGTGCTCGCGGGCATGTGGTGGCTGGGCGGTCACCTGATCTGGGCCCGCCGCCGCCTCGTCGCCTGGGCCGTCGTCCCGATCACGCTCTACCTCTGGGTCGCCGACCGGATCGCCATCGGGCTCGGCATCTGGGACATCACCGACGCGACGCGGACAGGCTGGGAGATCCTCGGCCTGCCCGTCGAGGAGGCGCTGTTCTTCCTGGTCACCAACCTGCTCGTCGCCCAGGGGCTGGTGATGCTGGAGAGAGTCCGGAGAGACGGGTGA